Proteins co-encoded in one Brassica oleracea var. oleracea cultivar TO1000 chromosome C4, BOL, whole genome shotgun sequence genomic window:
- the LOC106337175 gene encoding protein kinase PINOID 2 yields the protein MANSTKSYKDHESDYETSTAGPDSSRRTSWLSSSFTASPSCSSSISHPSNHHDLNTYNHQSKPHKANQIAWEAMARLRRRCGRAVGLEHFRLLKRLGSGDIGSVYLCQIRGSPEVAFYAMKVVDKEAVAVKKKLGRAEMEKKILGMLDHPFCPTLYAAFEASHYSFLVMEYCSGGDLYTARLRQQSKRFGISSTRFYAAETLVALEYLHMMGIVYRDLKPENVLIRGDGHVMLSDFDLSFKCNVVPQLLNHNDYDRQVHDDDDDDDFSICSTPSCTTTPLHPVISCFSPASSRRRRRKNVITTTIHETAECTSGSVKSNDVSRTFSRQPSSCSRVSSGLRDLSGGCPSIFAEPINARSKSFVGTHEYLAPEVISGQGHGSAVDWWTFGVFMYEMIFGTTPFKGDNNEKTLVNILKAPLTFPKVIVNSQKEYDNMVSAQDLITKLLVKNPKKRLGSLKGSIEIKRHDFFEGVNWALIRSIKPPWVPKEETNHKIKSDNRSVNYFLPPRFMMTRKERDEPYHVSNHFDYF from the exons ATGGCAAACTCCACAAAGTCTTACAAAGACCATGAGTCCGATTATGAAACCTCAACAGCCGGACCAGACTCCAGCCGCCGCACGAGCTGGCTAAGTAGTTCTTTCACGGCCAGTCCTAGTTGTAGTAGCTCCATATCTCATCCAAGTAACCATCATGACCTCAACACCTACAACCACCAATCAAAGCCTCACAAAGCCAACCAGATCGCATGGGAAGCTATGGCTAGGCTACGCCGACGCTGCGGCCGTGCGGTAGGGTTAGAACATTTCCGGCTTCTGAAGAGGTTAGGCAGTGGTGACATTGGAAGTGTGTACCTCTGTCAAATACGTGGAAGCCCGGAGGTCGCGTTTTACGCCATGAAGGTTGTGGACAAGGAGGCAGTGGCGGTGAAGAAAAAGCTTGGAAGGGCGGAGATGGAGAAGAAGATTTTAGGGATGCTTGATCATCCTTTTTGCCCAACTTTATACGCAGCGTTTGAGGCTTCTCATTACTCTTTTCTCGTCATGGAGTACTGTTCCGGTGGTGATCTCTACACCGCCCGCTTACGCCAGCAGTCAAAACGTTTTGGTATTTCCTCCACTAG GTTTTACGCCGCAGAAACACTAGTTGCTTTAGAGTATCTCCACATGATGGGAATTGTGTATAGAGACCTAAAGCCGGAGAACGTATTAATAAGAGGCGATGGTCATGTGATGCTCTCTGATTTCGATCTCTCTTTCAAATGCAACGTCGTTCCACAGCTCCTCAACCACAATGACTATGACCGTCAAGTCCATGACGATGATGATGATGATGACTTCAGCATATGCTCGACACCTTCTTGCACCACGACTCCATTACACCCCGTAATCTCCTGCTTCTCTCCCGCTTCTAGCAGAAGAAGAAGAAGAAAGAATGTTATTACCACCACAATACACGAGACAGCAGAATGTACTAGCGGATCCGTCAAAAGTAATGATGTTTCTAGAACGTTCTCTCGACAACCTTCTTCTTGTTCTCGTGTTTCAAGTGGGCTTAGAGATCTCTCCGGTGGATGTCCATCAATTTTCGCTGAACCAATCAACGCTCGTTCTAAGTCGTTCGTGGGAACACATGAGTACTTGGCGCCGGAGGTAATCTCAG GGCAAGGGCATGGAAGTGCAGTTGATTGGTGGACTTTCGGTGTATTCATGTACGAGATGATATTCGGGACGACTCCGTTTAAAGGCGATAACAACGAGAAAACGCTAGTAAACATTCTTAAAGCACCCTTAACATTCCCAAAGGTTATAGTGAATAGCCAGAAAGAGTACGACAATATGGTGAGTGCTCAAGATCTTATCACCAAATTACTGGTGAAGAACCCTAAGAAGAGGTTAGGGAGTCTCAAAGGCTCTATTGAGATCAAAAGACATGACTTCTTCGAAGGTGTTAATTGGGCACTAATCAGGTCAATAAAGCCACCTTGGGTCCCTAAAGAAGAGACTAATCACAAGATTAAGAGTGATAATCGTAGCGTTAATTATTTTTTGCCGCCGAGGTTTATGATGACTAGGAAGGAAAGGGATGAGCCTTACCATGTGTCTAATCATTTTGATTATTTTTAA